A section of the Mergibacter septicus genome encodes:
- the tuf gene encoding elongation factor Tu: protein MSKEKFERTKPHVNVGTIGHVDHGKTTLTAAITTVLAKHYGGAARAFDQIDNAPEEKARGITINTSHVEYDTETRHYAHVDCPGHADYVKNMITGAAQMDGAILVVAATDGPMPQTREHILLGRQVGVPYIIVFLNKCDMVDDEELLELVEMEVRELLSQYDFPGDDCPIVRGSALKALEGEAEWEEKILELANHLDTYIPEPERAIDQPFLLPIEDVFSISGRGTVVTGRVERGIIRTGDEVEIVGIKETTKTTVTGVEMFRKLLDEGRAGENIGALLRGTKREEIERGQVLAKPGSITPHTDFESEVYVLSKEEGGRHTPFFKGYRPQFYFRTTDVTGTIELPEGVEMVMPGDNIKMTVSLIHPIAMDQGLRFAIREGGRTVGAGVVAKIIK from the coding sequence GTGTCTAAAGAAAAATTTGAACGTACAAAACCGCACGTTAACGTGGGTACAATCGGCCACGTTGACCATGGAAAAACAACTTTAACTGCAGCAATTACTACTGTATTAGCAAAACACTACGGTGGTGCTGCACGTGCATTTGACCAAATTGACAATGCACCAGAAGAAAAAGCGCGTGGTATCACCATCAACACTTCACACGTTGAATACGATACCGAAACTCGCCACTATGCACACGTTGACTGTCCGGGACACGCTGACTATGTAAAAAACATGATTACTGGTGCAGCACAAATGGACGGTGCTATCTTAGTAGTAGCAGCAACTGATGGTCCTATGCCACAAACTCGTGAGCACATCTTATTAGGTCGCCAAGTAGGTGTACCATACATCATCGTATTCTTAAATAAATGCGATATGGTTGATGATGAAGAGTTATTAGAGTTAGTTGAAATGGAAGTACGTGAGCTTCTTTCTCAATATGACTTCCCGGGTGATGATTGCCCAATCGTTCGTGGTTCAGCGTTAAAAGCGTTAGAAGGCGAAGCAGAGTGGGAAGAAAAAATTCTTGAGTTAGCAAACCACTTAGACACTTACATTCCAGAGCCAGAGCGTGCGATTGACCAACCATTCTTATTACCAATTGAAGACGTATTCTCAATCTCAGGTCGTGGTACTGTAGTAACAGGCCGTGTAGAGCGTGGTATTATCCGCACGGGTGATGAAGTTGAAATCGTTGGTATCAAAGAAACTACAAAAACTACTGTAACAGGTGTAGAAATGTTCCGTAAATTACTTGACGAAGGTCGTGCAGGTGAGAACATTGGTGCATTATTACGTGGTACAAAACGTGAAGAAATCGAACGTGGTCAAGTATTAGCGAAACCGGGTTCAATCACACCACACACAGATTTTGAATCAGAAGTTTACGTATTATCAAAAGAAGAAGGTGGTCGTCACACCCCATTCTTCAAAGGTTACCGTCCACAATTCTATTTCCGTACAACTGACGTAACAGGTACGATTGAATTACCAGAAGGTGTTGAGATGGTAATGCCGGGTGATAACATCAAGATGACTGTAAGCTTAATCCACCCAATTGCGATGGATCAAGGTTTACGTTTTGCAATCCGTGAAGGCGGACGTACTGTTGGTGCGGGTGTTGTTGCTAAAATTATCAAATAA
- the secE gene encoding preprotein translocase subunit SecE — protein sequence MSTEVDKKKISHESASESKGKNGLLWFLSLVLIAVSAVGNLYYADRFSIAIRIVGVVVLLAIALLLLAFTTQGTKARVFLKESRIELRKIIWPARSEATQTTFIVMGVTVVTSLILWGLDSIIVSLINFITSLRF from the coding sequence ATGAGTACAGAAGTTGATAAAAAGAAAATTTCACATGAGTCGGCAAGTGAAAGTAAAGGAAAAAATGGTCTATTATGGTTTTTATCTTTAGTTTTAATTGCTGTATCTGCCGTTGGTAACCTTTATTATGCTGATAGATTTTCTATAGCTATTCGTATAGTGGGAGTAGTTGTATTATTAGCAATCGCATTGTTGTTACTGGCATTCACAACACAAGGCACTAAAGCCAGAGTTTTTTTGAAAGAGTCTCGTATTGAGTTAAGGAAAATTATTTGGCCAGCACGCTCTGAGGCAACCCAAACAACTTTTATTGTAATGGGGGTAACAGTTGTTACTTCATTAATATTGTGGGGGCTAGATTCCATTATTGTTAGTTTAATTAATTTTATCACCAGTTTGAGGTTCTAA
- the nusG gene encoding transcription termination/antitermination protein NusG, with protein sequence MSENSPKKRWYVLQAFSGFEARVAMTLKEYIKLNQMEEQFGEVLVPTEEVVENVGGKRRKSERKFFPGYVLVQMEMNDDTWHLVRSVPRVLGFIGGTADKPAPISNKEAELILNRLEQNSDKPRPKTMFQPGEEVRVKEGPFMDFNGTVEEVDYEKSRLKVSVSIFGRATPVELEFSQVEKNS encoded by the coding sequence ATGAGTGAAAATTCACCTAAAAAACGTTGGTATGTGTTACAAGCTTTTTCAGGTTTTGAAGCGAGAGTAGCAATGACGTTAAAAGAATATATCAAACTGAATCAAATGGAAGAGCAGTTTGGTGAAGTTCTTGTCCCAACAGAAGAAGTTGTTGAAAATGTTGGTGGTAAACGTCGTAAGAGTGAGCGTAAATTCTTTCCTGGTTATGTTTTAGTACAAATGGAAATGAATGATGATACTTGGCATTTAGTACGCAGTGTGCCTAGAGTGTTAGGATTTATCGGTGGTACAGCAGATAAACCTGCACCAATTTCAAATAAAGAAGCGGAGCTTATTCTTAATCGTTTAGAACAAAATAGTGATAAACCAAGACCGAAAACGATGTTTCAACCAGGTGAAGAAGTCCGGGTTAAAGAAGGTCCATTTATGGACTTCAATGGTACTGTTGAAGAAGTTGATTATGAGAAAAGTCGTCTTAAAGTCTCTGTCTCTATCTTCGGGCGTGCAACACCTGTTGAATTAGAATTTAGTCAAGTAGAAAAAAATAGTTAA
- the rplK gene encoding 50S ribosomal protein L11 yields the protein MAKKVQAYVKLQVAAGMANPSPPVGPALGQQGVNIMEFCKAFNARTESMEKGLPIPVVITVYADRSFTFITKTPPAAVLLKKAAGIKSGSGKPNKDKVGKVTRQQVQEIAELKAADMTGATIETKMKSIEGTARSMGLVVED from the coding sequence ATGGCAAAAAAAGTACAAGCCTATGTTAAGTTGCAAGTTGCAGCTGGTATGGCTAATCCTAGTCCGCCTGTTGGTCCAGCATTAGGTCAACAAGGTGTTAATATTATGGAATTCTGTAAAGCATTCAATGCTCGTACTGAGAGTATGGAAAAAGGCTTACCAATTCCTGTTGTAATTACAGTTTATGCTGACCGTTCTTTCACTTTTATTACTAAAACTCCTCCAGCTGCTGTATTGTTGAAAAAAGCAGCGGGAATTAAATCTGGTTCTGGTAAACCGAACAAAGATAAAGTGGGTAAAGTAACTCGCCAACAAGTACAAGAAATTGCAGAATTAAAAGCAGCAGATATGACTGGTGCAACTATCGAAACCAAAATGAAATCTATTGAAGGTACTGCACGTTCAATGGGCTTGGTAGTGGAGGACTAA
- the rplA gene encoding 50S ribosomal protein L1, with amino-acid sequence MAKLTKRMKAIKAKVDSTKAYDINEAVALLKELATAKFVESIDVAVNLGIDARKSDQNVRGATVLPHGTGRSVRVAVFTQGANAEAAKEAGADLVGMEDLAEQVKKGEMNFDVVIASPDAMRVVGQLGQVLGPRGLMPNPKVGTVTSNVAEAVKNAKSGQVRYRNDKNGIIHTTIGKVNFEAEQIKENLQALLAALNKAKPTSAKGVYIKKVSLSTTMGAGVAIDQASL; translated from the coding sequence ATGGCTAAACTAACCAAACGCATGAAAGCAATTAAAGCAAAAGTAGATTCAACTAAGGCTTATGATATTAATGAGGCAGTTGCTTTATTAAAAGAATTAGCAACGGCTAAATTTGTTGAAAGTATTGATGTTGCTGTAAATTTAGGTATTGATGCACGTAAATCTGATCAAAATGTTCGTGGTGCAACTGTATTGCCACATGGTACAGGCCGTAGCGTGCGTGTTGCAGTATTTACTCAAGGTGCTAATGCTGAAGCAGCTAAAGAAGCTGGAGCTGATTTAGTTGGTATGGAAGACTTAGCAGAGCAAGTGAAAAAAGGTGAAATGAACTTTGATGTTGTTATTGCTTCACCTGATGCAATGCGTGTTGTCGGTCAATTAGGTCAGGTATTAGGTCCTCGTGGTTTAATGCCAAACCCGAAAGTTGGTACTGTAACATCTAATGTTGCTGAAGCTGTTAAAAATGCAAAATCTGGTCAAGTTCGTTATCGTAACGATAAAAATGGTATTATTCATACTACTATCGGTAAAGTTAACTTTGAAGCAGAACAAATCAAAGAAAATTTACAAGCTTTATTAGCGGCTTTAAATAAAGCAAAACCAACATCAGCAAAAGGTGTTTACATTAAAAAAGTAAGCCTTTCAACTACAATGGGTGCTGGTGTTGCTATCGATCAAGCTAGCCTATAA
- the rplJ gene encoding 50S ribosomal protein L10, translated as MALNLQDKQAIVAEVSEAAKGALSAVVADSRGVTVEKMTELRKSAREAGVYMRVVRNTLLRRAIEGSAFECMKDTFVGPTLIAFSNEHPGAAARLFKEFAKANDKFEIKGAAFEGEFIEAKAIDRLATLPTYEEAIARLMGTMKEAAAGKLVRTIAAIRDQKEAA; from the coding sequence ATGGCATTAAATCTTCAAGATAAACAAGCAATTGTTGCTGAAGTAAGCGAAGCTGCCAAAGGTGCCTTATCTGCTGTTGTTGCCGATTCTCGTGGTGTAACAGTAGAGAAAATGACTGAATTACGTAAATCAGCGCGTGAAGCTGGCGTTTATATGCGTGTTGTGCGTAATACTTTATTACGCCGTGCTATTGAAGGTAGCGCATTTGAATGTATGAAAGATACGTTTGTAGGTCCGACACTTATCGCATTTTCTAATGAACATCCAGGTGCAGCTGCACGTTTGTTTAAAGAATTTGCAAAAGCAAATGATAAGTTCGAAATTAAAGGCGCAGCCTTTGAAGGTGAGTTCATCGAAGCAAAAGCTATCGATCGCTTAGCAACTCTACCAACATACGAAGAAGCGATTGCACGTTTAATGGGTACAATGAAAGAAGCCGCAGCAGGCAAACTTGTACGTACTATTGCAGCAATTCGCGATCAAAAAGAAGCTGCTTAA
- the rplL gene encoding 50S ribosomal protein L7/L12, with protein sequence MSLTNEQIIEAIAEKSVMEIVELISAMEEKFGVSAAAAAVAVAAGGEAAVEEKTEFDVVLAGAGSNKVAVIKAVRGATGLGLKEAKDLVESAPATLKEGISKAEAEALKKELEDAGAQVEIK encoded by the coding sequence ATGTCATTAACTAACGAACAAATTATTGAAGCAATTGCTGAGAAATCAGTAATGGAAATCGTTGAACTTATTTCAGCAATGGAAGAAAAATTCGGTGTTTCTGCAGCAGCAGCGGCAGTTGCAGTAGCAGCTGGTGGTGAAGCAGCAGTTGAAGAAAAAACTGAATTTGATGTAGTATTAGCTGGTGCTGGTAGCAACAAAGTAGCTGTAATCAAAGCAGTTCGTGGTGCAACTGGTTTAGGCTTAAAAGAAGCTAAAGATTTAGTAGAATCTGCTCCAGCAACCTTAAAAGAAGGTATTTCTAAAGCTGAAGCTGAAGCTCTGAAGAAAGAGCTTGAAGACGCTGGTGCTCAAGTTGAAATTAAATAA